From a single Kitasatospora azatica KCTC 9699 genomic region:
- a CDS encoding helix-turn-helix domain-containing protein, whose protein sequence is MTHDEVESWSAQVTRTVIAEVRRCRKELGMTAQDLADACDELGHPIPRNVIANWESGRRLTLTVPELLVLARAVDTPPAALVFPLDGSTSVDCLPHESRDPWTAFSWFTGEDLDFGDAAVFREYAGVEHRLRTGHHDAWQLQFSGAREDWPHGAEAKFGRLVKTVRSELVPIRHRMRGLGLIPPPLPSHLAFLDTDHKDDQMKEGTP, encoded by the coding sequence ATGACACACGACGAAGTGGAATCTTGGTCGGCGCAGGTCACGAGAACCGTGATCGCCGAGGTTCGTAGGTGCCGGAAGGAGCTGGGTATGACCGCGCAGGACCTGGCCGACGCCTGTGACGAGCTGGGCCACCCCATCCCGCGCAACGTCATCGCGAACTGGGAGTCCGGGCGTCGGCTGACCCTCACCGTCCCGGAGCTGCTCGTGCTCGCCAGGGCTGTCGACACGCCGCCGGCCGCCCTGGTCTTCCCGCTCGACGGGAGCACCAGCGTGGACTGCCTCCCGCACGAGAGCCGAGATCCGTGGACGGCGTTCAGCTGGTTCACCGGCGAGGACCTGGACTTCGGCGACGCGGCCGTGTTCCGCGAGTACGCGGGCGTCGAGCACCGCCTCCGGACCGGGCATCACGACGCCTGGCAGCTCCAGTTCTCCGGCGCGAGGGAGGACTGGCCGCACGGCGCCGAAGCCAAGTTCGGCCGCCTTGTGAAGACCGTTCGCTCGGAGCTCGTGCCGATCCGACACCGCATGCGCGGGCTGGGGCTGATTCCCCCTCCGCTCCCCAGCCACCTCGCATTCCTCGACACCGACCACAAGGACGACCAGATGAAGGAGGGAACCCCGTGA
- a CDS encoding DUF3631 domain-containing protein: MTGSGDLPVTPSSQGAELLCELRSAIARFVILPSEQALDAVTLWVAATHLQPAWQHAPRLAVIGPAKRCGKSRLLDIVTETVHDPLITVNASSAAIFRSITDQPPTLLVDEADTMFGTVKAAEKNEDLRGLLNAGHQRNRPTLRVVGPDHKVVKFPTFAMAALAGIGDLPDTIMDRSVVIRMRRRAPGERVSSYRSDRDNPGLRELRDGLHAWLVPLIDAATDMEPPMPVDDRAADTWEPLVTVADLAGGEWPVRARAACRAMTAFESGQDEDGGLRTRILVDIRRVFAAGGNPDALSTEHLLTALKADHEAPWAEHGPTGLSARGLQLLLKDYGIGSMNIRFPDGVQLKGFTRNGFLDAWSRYCPEPAEPPVTAGS; this comes from the coding sequence ATGACCGGAAGTGGCGACCTGCCGGTCACTCCGTCATCGCAGGGAGCCGAGCTGCTCTGCGAACTCCGATCTGCCATAGCTCGCTTCGTGATCCTCCCGTCCGAGCAAGCTCTGGATGCCGTGACGCTGTGGGTTGCCGCCACCCATCTGCAGCCCGCTTGGCAGCATGCCCCGCGTCTTGCCGTGATCGGCCCGGCCAAGCGCTGCGGGAAGTCTCGGCTGCTCGACATCGTCACCGAGACCGTCCACGACCCGCTCATCACGGTCAACGCGTCCTCGGCGGCCATCTTTCGGTCGATCACCGACCAACCGCCGACCCTGCTTGTGGACGAGGCGGACACCATGTTCGGCACCGTCAAGGCGGCCGAGAAGAACGAGGACCTGCGTGGCCTGCTGAACGCCGGTCACCAGCGCAACCGACCTACCCTGCGGGTCGTCGGACCGGACCACAAGGTGGTCAAGTTCCCCACCTTCGCCATGGCGGCTCTGGCCGGGATCGGGGACCTCCCGGACACGATCATGGACCGGTCCGTGGTCATCCGGATGCGCCGCCGGGCGCCGGGCGAGCGCGTCTCCTCGTACCGCTCCGACCGGGACAACCCGGGCCTGCGCGAGCTGCGCGACGGCCTCCATGCCTGGCTGGTGCCGCTGATCGACGCGGCGACCGACATGGAGCCGCCCATGCCGGTCGACGACCGTGCCGCTGACACCTGGGAGCCCTTGGTGACGGTCGCGGACCTCGCCGGAGGTGAGTGGCCGGTGCGTGCCCGCGCGGCCTGTCGTGCCATGACCGCGTTCGAGTCCGGACAGGACGAAGACGGCGGCCTGAGGACGAGGATCCTGGTCGACATCCGCCGCGTCTTCGCCGCCGGTGGCAACCCGGACGCCCTGTCCACCGAGCACCTCCTGACCGCCCTGAAGGCCGACCATGAGGCGCCGTGGGCCGAGCACGGACCGACGGGGCTGAGCGCTCGTGGCCTGCAGCTCCTGCTCAAGGACTACGGCATCGGCTCGATGAACATCCGCTTCCCGGACGGCGTGCAGCTCAAGGGCTTCACCCGCAACGGTTTCCTCGACGCCTGGAGCCGCTACTGCCCCGAGCCCGCCGAGCCGCCGGTCACTGCCGGCAGCTGA
- a CDS encoding ribosomal protein L7/L12 — protein MDGEVRYITLVCDDVPYSVVLADPGTRTMDVLKEIRRLTGLSLWHGKLLIGQLPATVLEDQPEDTARTAASALRAVGAVAHAVEQTD, from the coding sequence ATGGACGGCGAGGTCAGGTACATCACGCTGGTCTGTGACGACGTGCCGTACAGCGTCGTGCTGGCCGATCCCGGCACCCGCACCATGGACGTACTGAAGGAGATCCGCCGGCTCACCGGGCTCAGCCTGTGGCACGGCAAACTCCTCATCGGCCAGCTTCCAGCGACGGTTCTCGAAGACCAACCCGAAGACACAGCGCGGACAGCTGCCAGCGCTCTTCGCGCCGTTGGCGCTGTCGCCCATGCGGTCGAGCAGACCGACTGA
- a CDS encoding aldo/keto reductase has protein sequence MTARLGLGTYRCLDVAEAAVRAASRGADWVDTAPNYEGGRAEAALALVLAAYPDLRVSTKVGFVPLSARRIGVRAGALSAGQAKRGHCLTPDYIAWQVARSSRMLGRSPDVVFLHNPEHDCQEDEFADRLYTAFLALEEACSERVISSYGVATWRGFSSGLFDVPALLELATKAGGPQHHLRAIQLPVSLVHLSTVAQALDGHGPLVDALDAGLEVFASAPLHGGEIPGIVTHELTDLISPGSTPAQAALAVVASTTGVKRVLLSTGNPEHWTQAADAVGRPPLSPDVLRRVVDVLGT, from the coding sequence ATGACGGCCCGGCTGGGCCTCGGCACCTACCGCTGTCTCGATGTGGCCGAGGCCGCGGTGAGGGCCGCTTCCCGGGGTGCCGACTGGGTGGACACCGCGCCCAACTACGAGGGTGGCCGGGCGGAGGCGGCACTGGCCCTGGTCCTGGCGGCGTATCCGGATCTTCGCGTCTCCACGAAGGTGGGTTTCGTCCCTCTCAGTGCCAGGCGGATCGGCGTGCGCGCTGGTGCGCTGTCCGCCGGTCAAGCCAAGCGCGGCCACTGCCTGACGCCGGACTACATCGCCTGGCAGGTCGCCCGTAGCAGCCGCATGCTCGGCCGCAGCCCCGACGTGGTGTTCCTGCACAACCCGGAACACGACTGCCAGGAAGACGAGTTCGCTGATCGGCTCTACACCGCGTTCCTCGCCTTGGAGGAGGCGTGCAGCGAGCGCGTCATCAGTTCCTACGGCGTAGCGACCTGGCGCGGTTTCAGCAGCGGGCTCTTCGACGTGCCTGCCCTGCTCGAACTCGCAACCAAGGCTGGCGGCCCGCAGCACCACCTGCGGGCAATCCAACTCCCCGTCTCCCTCGTCCACCTCAGCACCGTCGCCCAGGCCCTTGACGGACACGGACCGCTGGTCGATGCCTTGGACGCGGGACTGGAGGTGTTCGCCTCCGCCCCGCTCCACGGTGGTGAGATCCCCGGCATCGTGACCCATGAGCTGACCGACCTGATCAGCCCCGGCAGCACGCCCGCGCAGGCTGCCCTCGCCGTCGTCGCCTCGACCACCGGAGTGAAACGCGTGCTTCTGTCGACGGGGAATCCGGAACACTGGACGCAGGCCGCCGATGCCGTCGGCCGGCCGCCGTTGTCTCCGGACGTGCTGCGAAGGGTCGTTGATGTACTCGGAACCTGA
- a CDS encoding cupin domain-containing protein yields the protein MTAEHFSVVERLGGDDFLAQTLGRSFKVARGEAASLAGLMSWDDLNAILTHHRFEPPRFRLAATGEQVPAHTYSRPITTRRSTVWHQLQPSELHQRLAEGATLVLDAVDELHAGIGALAGQLERWLRTGVQVNLYASWTGTEGFGVHWDDHDVVVIQLDGAKRWRIYGPTRALPMHRDIETPEPPPEEPVADLVLTAGDVLYLPRGWWHAVAASEGEHSLHVTCGLQSTTGADLITWLSEMLRAHEAVREDIPRFGTTEEQRAFLDTIGKLIATELESDDLIARFSFAHDATERARLAPSLPHITAAPPDADLQVRLVTTRPALAAMPDGTVRFTAGGEEWAFAAKAEPMLALLADGEPHRLADLAQAAGITLGQAAGVVTELVDGQAAAIGGAQ from the coding sequence ATGACCGCCGAGCACTTCTCGGTGGTTGAGCGTCTGGGCGGGGATGACTTCCTCGCCCAGACGCTCGGCCGCAGCTTCAAGGTCGCACGCGGCGAAGCCGCGTCACTCGCCGGGCTGATGAGCTGGGATGACCTCAACGCCATCCTGACCCACCACCGGTTCGAACCCCCTCGCTTCCGCCTCGCCGCCACCGGGGAGCAGGTGCCCGCGCACACCTACTCCCGGCCGATCACCACCCGGCGGAGCACCGTCTGGCACCAGCTCCAGCCGTCGGAGTTGCACCAGCGTCTCGCCGAGGGTGCCACGCTGGTCCTGGACGCCGTCGACGAACTCCACGCCGGAATCGGCGCTCTGGCCGGCCAGCTGGAGCGCTGGCTGCGAACCGGCGTACAGGTCAACCTGTACGCCTCCTGGACCGGCACCGAGGGCTTCGGCGTCCACTGGGACGATCATGACGTGGTCGTCATCCAGCTCGACGGCGCGAAGCGCTGGCGCATCTACGGCCCCACCCGCGCGTTGCCGATGCACCGCGACATCGAGACGCCCGAGCCACCGCCCGAGGAGCCCGTCGCCGATCTGGTCCTCACCGCCGGCGATGTGCTCTATCTGCCGCGGGGCTGGTGGCACGCCGTCGCCGCCTCCGAGGGCGAGCACTCGCTGCATGTCACGTGCGGGCTGCAGAGCACGACGGGCGCCGACCTGATCACCTGGCTGTCGGAGATGCTGCGTGCCCACGAGGCCGTTCGAGAGGACATCCCGCGCTTTGGGACCACCGAGGAGCAGCGAGCCTTCCTCGACACGATCGGCAAGCTCATCGCGACCGAGCTGGAGAGCGACGACCTGATCGCCCGCTTCTCCTTCGCCCACGACGCCACCGAGCGAGCCCGGCTCGCACCGTCGCTGCCCCACATCACGGCGGCCCCACCGGATGCCGACCTGCAGGTACGCCTGGTCACCACGCGGCCCGCGCTCGCGGCCATGCCCGACGGCACCGTCCGGTTTACCGCCGGAGGTGAGGAGTGGGCGTTTGCCGCCAAGGCCGAGCCGATGCTCGCGCTCCTCGCCGACGGGGAACCTCACCGGCTGGCCGATCTCGCCCAGGCCGCAGGCATCACTCTCGGCCAGGCGGCCGGTGTCGTGACCGAGCTGGTCGACGGCCAGGCCGCCGCGATCGGAGGTGCACAATGA
- a CDS encoding ATP-binding protein, translated as MSVATRQAITPAPFGFRVLPSAEAVPDARRQVIRAVRDWGLPLAEDALRDVELLSSELITNAVSHTHAPCVVCVSWDGDRLRVEVTDVGQELPAAGGIDLDATDGRGLFLVAALATNWGAEPDPAGKRIWFEVGTTAAVSGDERLTALVRATVPKARDVVPTSV; from the coding sequence ATGTCCGTCGCCACCCGCCAAGCCATCACCCCCGCCCCGTTCGGCTTTCGCGTGCTGCCCAGTGCCGAGGCCGTGCCGGACGCCCGGCGGCAGGTGATACGGGCCGTGCGCGATTGGGGCCTGCCGCTCGCGGAGGACGCGCTCCGCGATGTCGAGTTGCTGTCCAGCGAGCTGATCACCAACGCCGTATCCCACACCCACGCCCCGTGCGTCGTCTGCGTGTCCTGGGACGGTGACCGGCTGCGCGTCGAGGTGACGGACGTCGGCCAGGAACTGCCGGCTGCCGGCGGGATCGATCTTGACGCCACCGACGGGCGAGGGCTGTTCCTGGTGGCAGCGCTCGCGACGAATTGGGGCGCCGAGCCGGACCCTGCCGGCAAGCGGATCTGGTTCGAGGTCGGCACCACCGCCGCCGTCTCGGGCGACGAGCGGCTCACCGCGTTGGTGAGGGCCACGGTCCCGAAAGCACGGGACGTCGTCCCGACCAGTGTCTGA
- a CDS encoding helix-turn-helix transcriptional regulator: MASRRSRLIQRREAVGHTQESLAEALDVDRTTVGRWESGRGAPQPWMRPKLARALELSVDQLADLLAAPSAAAEAVPPPSSVGDASSPVPALRTDHGNDLVVAVAADSAESALFLRFASASNVDNTLLEQIDADIARLAADYVSKPVSELFHDIGTLRRGVFDLLRGRQHPYQTAHLYLQAGRLCGLATHVALDLGQYTAAATHSRTAWRCAESAGHNGLRAWIRSVQSLIAYWQQDHRQAAELARAGLPYADSGTIAVRLLSLEARATAALGDSASALRAVEAAAAARSAVAAVDLPGVFTFPEAKQWTYAGTALLTLGSQRHVNRAIEASSRAISLYESAPQQEQSSGDLLAARLDLANAHLAHGDLDGVQEKLSVVLDAAPDRRTASISSRLRALSTRLALPAYAGSPIVLSLRENVREACSRPALTNPPELPQ, from the coding sequence ATGGCATCCAGGAGGTCCCGGCTGATCCAGCGCAGGGAGGCGGTTGGCCACACCCAGGAATCCCTGGCTGAAGCCCTCGACGTGGACCGCACGACCGTTGGGCGGTGGGAGAGCGGCAGGGGAGCCCCGCAGCCCTGGATGCGGCCGAAGCTCGCCCGCGCCCTGGAACTCTCGGTCGACCAGTTGGCCGACCTGCTGGCAGCGCCCTCTGCAGCCGCCGAAGCAGTCCCACCGCCCAGCAGCGTCGGCGACGCCTCGTCTCCTGTGCCTGCCCTGCGCACGGACCACGGCAACGATCTCGTAGTGGCCGTGGCAGCCGACTCGGCAGAGTCCGCGCTCTTCCTTCGCTTCGCGAGCGCGTCCAATGTGGACAACACGCTGCTTGAACAGATCGACGCGGACATTGCGAGGCTGGCAGCGGACTACGTGAGCAAGCCGGTGTCCGAGCTCTTCCACGACATCGGAACCCTCCGGCGAGGAGTGTTCGACTTACTCCGAGGCCGCCAACACCCTTACCAGACAGCCCATCTATACCTGCAGGCCGGACGCCTCTGTGGCCTGGCCACCCATGTCGCCCTCGACCTCGGCCAGTACACAGCTGCGGCTACGCATTCGCGAACGGCCTGGCGCTGCGCGGAGTCAGCCGGCCACAACGGTCTCCGGGCCTGGATCCGATCAGTCCAGTCTCTGATCGCCTACTGGCAGCAGGACCACCGCCAGGCTGCCGAACTGGCCAGAGCGGGACTGCCGTACGCGGACAGCGGGACGATCGCAGTCCGCCTGCTCAGCCTCGAAGCACGGGCCACTGCCGCGCTCGGCGACAGCGCGAGCGCGCTACGGGCCGTAGAAGCTGCCGCGGCGGCGCGGAGCGCCGTAGCCGCCGTGGATCTTCCCGGCGTATTCACGTTTCCGGAGGCCAAGCAGTGGACCTACGCCGGCACCGCTCTCCTTACCCTGGGCAGCCAACGTCACGTGAACCGCGCCATTGAGGCGTCCTCCCGGGCCATCAGCCTGTACGAGTCCGCACCGCAGCAGGAACAGTCCTCCGGCGACCTGTTGGCCGCCCGCCTTGACCTCGCCAACGCCCACCTCGCCCACGGTGACCTCGACGGCGTGCAGGAGAAGCTCTCGGTGGTGCTGGACGCCGCACCGGACCGGCGAACAGCGAGCATCTCCAGCCGCCTTCGGGCGCTGAGCACTCGTCTCGCCTTGCCCGCCTACGCAGGCTCCCCAATCGTCCTGAGTCTCCGTGAGAATGTCAGAGAAGCCTGCTCTCGACCCGCACTCACGAATCCCCCGGAGCTGCCACAGTGA
- a CDS encoding class I SAM-dependent methyltransferase gives MTSNTAQQDAAVADKSILANSAYADGRHLTARQSIYRWQQPQYDVPGIVVEELACTSGIVLDVGCGNGKFVNRLYKDRPDLQIVGVDISAGILADVPKPVLVADAQALPFANDSADAVLALHMLYHVSDIEATIKELARVLRPGGVLIASTNSDTDKRELDQLWAKAAGDVLGIPKGPARVSLSSRFSLEKAPGYLGTAFKDIRVRKLAGTIELTDPTPIVAHLASYEAWADQCGVPFAETVDRARENVISAINTDGSIQIACLGGVLVCRV, from the coding sequence GTGACGAGCAACACCGCACAGCAGGACGCCGCTGTCGCCGACAAGTCCATCCTCGCGAACAGCGCCTACGCCGACGGACGCCACCTGACCGCCCGCCAGTCGATCTACCGGTGGCAGCAGCCGCAGTACGACGTGCCCGGGATCGTCGTCGAAGAGCTGGCCTGCACAAGTGGGATCGTCCTCGACGTCGGCTGCGGCAACGGCAAGTTCGTCAACCGTCTGTACAAGGACCGGCCGGACCTTCAGATCGTCGGGGTGGACATCTCGGCGGGCATCCTCGCCGATGTCCCGAAGCCGGTCCTGGTGGCCGACGCCCAGGCCCTGCCCTTCGCCAACGACAGCGCGGACGCCGTACTGGCCCTGCACATGCTGTACCACGTCAGCGACATCGAGGCCACGATCAAAGAGCTGGCCCGCGTGCTCCGGCCTGGCGGCGTGCTCATTGCCTCGACCAACAGCGACACCGACAAGCGTGAGCTGGACCAGCTCTGGGCCAAGGCTGCAGGAGACGTCCTCGGGATCCCCAAGGGGCCAGCACGGGTCTCCCTTAGCTCTCGCTTCTCCCTGGAGAAGGCCCCCGGCTACCTCGGAACGGCATTCAAGGACATCCGAGTCCGGAAGCTGGCCGGCACCATCGAGCTCACCGACCCCACGCCAATCGTTGCCCACTTGGCCTCCTACGAGGCGTGGGCCGACCAATGCGGCGTCCCCTTCGCGGAGACCGTGGATCGGGCAAGGGAAAATGTTATCTCGGCCATCAACACCGATGGATCGATTCAAATCGCATGCCTCGGCGGCGTCCTGGTTTGTCGAGTATAG
- a CDS encoding cytotoxic translational repressor of toxin-antitoxin stability system: protein MTWPEPTRDRHEQFCKAEEWERVRDARGRTGTHHITYELAIPDGRILRTRVSHPVDRTGYGSSVWAHILRDQLDVTEGEFWACVLDAKLPDRGTPEPPREALPAQLVYMLLNQVGLTEDQVAEMDKSQAIERLNQFWTNGS from the coding sequence GTGACCTGGCCTGAGCCGACACGCGACCGGCACGAACAGTTCTGTAAGGCCGAGGAATGGGAACGCGTACGCGACGCACGAGGCCGCACCGGCACCCATCACATCACTTACGAGCTCGCCATCCCTGACGGACGCATCCTGCGCACCAGGGTGTCGCACCCAGTGGACCGCACCGGGTACGGCTCAAGCGTGTGGGCACACATTCTCCGGGACCAGCTGGATGTCACAGAGGGCGAGTTCTGGGCCTGTGTTCTGGATGCCAAGCTTCCCGACCGCGGTACACCCGAACCGCCACGCGAAGCACTGCCCGCACAGCTCGTCTACATGCTGCTTAATCAAGTAGGACTCACCGAGGATCAAGTCGCCGAGATGGACAAGTCCCAGGCGATCGAGCGACTCAACCAGTTCTGGACCAACGGCAGCTGA
- a CDS encoding prevent-host-death protein produces MTAVHYESYTEARNHFKDILDAAEQGRVATVRRDAGYAAVVDAGRLRHALALLCTSKAEVVREGGGWSAFFPGLPIAADGATFDEAIDELIDALREYAEDWQERLLNAPNHRENWGLVQLISLSDDTQLRQWVVGATR; encoded by the coding sequence ATGACGGCAGTCCACTACGAGAGCTACACCGAAGCCCGAAACCACTTCAAGGACATCCTGGATGCCGCCGAGCAGGGGCGCGTCGCGACGGTTCGCCGAGACGCGGGGTATGCGGCAGTGGTCGACGCCGGGCGACTTCGCCATGCTCTCGCACTGCTGTGCACGTCCAAGGCAGAGGTCGTTCGCGAGGGTGGCGGCTGGTCGGCGTTCTTCCCAGGGCTTCCGATCGCAGCCGACGGCGCCACCTTCGACGAAGCCATCGATGAACTGATCGACGCGCTGCGTGAGTACGCCGAGGACTGGCAAGAACGGCTCTTGAACGCCCCAAACCACCGGGAGAACTGGGGGCTGGTCCAGCTGATTTCCCTCAGCGACGACACACAACTGCGACAGTGGGTTGTCGGGGCCACTAGGTGA
- a CDS encoding ABC transporter permease, translated as MSALGKVVRAGVGRRRVQTFVMMLTTMMAVTAAVLGGGLLAAAHASFDQGFAQQHGAHLTAQFDATKVTVNQLADTARLPGVTAAAGPYPAVSLTSAIGENGARLPVGLVNPPLVFVGRGDPGGPVDRLTVTAGRWATGPGEVVLSGFNSPLGVGDKLSFPNAPGRPTLTVVGLARTVGQSADAWVWPQQLAALTPPGVRPDEQMLYRLAQAADNSQVNAGRAALAAALPPGSMTGAASYLKIKVAADKSTATFVPFVVAFAIIGLAMSVLIIGIVVSGAVGAATRRIGILKALGFTPEQVVRAYVGQALIPATVGTALGLALGNLAAVPVLAKAGEAFNTGPQLVAPWIDLAVGAGALAATAGTALVPALRAGRLRTVEALAVGRTPSAGRGRAVRQLLGRLPLPRPVSLGLANPFAKPGRSATVVAAVLLGTVGVTFGVGLAVSLNVVEDGLSRREPGQVVALPLPLVDTVDNSAAAHRPQAAEVPAIAARIAELPGTARYFATDRTRAAVAGLAGPTTVIRYDGDSSWGAYRMVSGSWFHLPGEAVVPSGFLQATGARVGDTITLTGNGRSAPVRIVGEVFDMEESGTVIRTDRASLAALDTPVDPMSVEFQIDLRPGTGLDEYMGALDPVLKPYGFGPGSYHPPFNPTILSMDTLAAMLTAMLVAVAGLGVLNTVVLDTRERVHDLGVFKALGMSPRQTVAMVITSVAGLGLLAGLLGTPLGMALHGYILPAEGRAAGTRFPASATDVYHLATLAPLLLGGLLIATLGALLPATWAARTPTATALRTE; from the coding sequence ATGAGCGCGCTGGGCAAAGTGGTCCGGGCCGGTGTCGGGCGCCGGCGGGTGCAGACCTTCGTGATGATGCTGACCACCATGATGGCGGTCACCGCCGCCGTCCTGGGCGGCGGACTGCTCGCCGCCGCCCACGCCTCCTTCGACCAGGGCTTCGCGCAGCAGCACGGCGCCCACCTGACCGCGCAGTTCGACGCGACGAAGGTGACGGTGAATCAGCTCGCCGACACCGCCCGGCTGCCCGGCGTGACGGCCGCCGCCGGCCCGTACCCCGCCGTCTCGCTCACCTCCGCCATCGGCGAGAACGGCGCGCGACTGCCGGTGGGCCTGGTCAACCCGCCGTTGGTCTTCGTCGGCCGCGGCGACCCGGGCGGGCCGGTCGACAGGCTCACCGTCACTGCCGGGCGGTGGGCCACCGGGCCGGGCGAGGTGGTGCTGAGCGGGTTCAACTCGCCCTTGGGCGTGGGCGACAAGCTCAGCTTCCCGAACGCCCCCGGCCGGCCGACGCTGACCGTCGTCGGACTGGCCAGGACCGTCGGCCAGAGCGCCGACGCCTGGGTCTGGCCGCAGCAGCTCGCGGCACTCACCCCGCCGGGCGTCCGGCCCGACGAGCAGATGCTCTACCGCCTTGCGCAGGCCGCCGACAACAGCCAGGTCAACGCCGGCCGCGCCGCGCTGGCCGCGGCTCTCCCGCCGGGCTCGATGACCGGCGCCGCCTCGTACCTGAAGATCAAGGTGGCGGCGGACAAGAGCACCGCGACCTTCGTGCCGTTCGTGGTCGCCTTCGCGATCATCGGGCTGGCCATGTCGGTGCTGATCATCGGCATCGTGGTGAGCGGCGCGGTCGGGGCCGCGACCCGGCGGATCGGCATCCTGAAGGCCCTGGGCTTCACTCCCGAACAGGTGGTGCGGGCCTATGTCGGGCAGGCGCTGATCCCCGCCACCGTCGGCACCGCGCTGGGCCTGGCTCTCGGCAACCTGGCGGCGGTCCCGGTGCTGGCGAAGGCCGGCGAGGCCTTCAACACCGGTCCGCAGCTGGTCGCGCCGTGGATCGACCTGGCGGTCGGGGCCGGCGCGCTGGCCGCCACCGCCGGCACCGCGCTGGTGCCCGCGCTGCGGGCCGGGCGGCTGCGCACCGTCGAAGCCCTCGCCGTCGGCCGCACCCCGAGCGCCGGACGCGGCCGCGCGGTGCGGCAGTTGCTCGGCCGGCTGCCGTTGCCGCGCCCGGTCAGCCTGGGCCTGGCCAACCCGTTCGCCAAGCCGGGACGCTCCGCGACCGTGGTCGCGGCCGTGCTGCTCGGCACCGTCGGGGTCACCTTCGGCGTGGGCCTGGCCGTCTCGTTGAACGTCGTCGAGGACGGTCTGAGCCGGCGCGAGCCCGGCCAGGTGGTGGCCCTGCCGCTTCCCCTGGTCGACACCGTCGACAACTCCGCCGCGGCCCACCGCCCGCAGGCCGCCGAGGTCCCCGCGATCGCGGCGCGGATCGCGGAGCTGCCGGGTACCGCGCGGTACTTCGCCACCGATCGCACCAGGGCCGCCGTGGCCGGACTGGCCGGCCCGACCACCGTGATCCGCTACGACGGCGACTCCTCCTGGGGCGCCTACCGGATGGTCTCCGGCAGCTGGTTCCACCTCCCCGGCGAGGCGGTGGTCCCGTCCGGCTTCCTGCAGGCCACCGGCGCCCGGGTCGGGGACACCATCACCCTGACCGGGAACGGCCGCAGCGCGCCGGTGCGGATCGTCGGCGAGGTCTTCGACATGGAGGAGTCCGGCACGGTCATCCGGACCGACCGCGCCTCACTGGCCGCGCTGGACACCCCGGTCGACCCGATGAGCGTCGAGTTCCAGATCGACCTCAGGCCCGGCACCGGCCTGGACGAGTACATGGGCGCCCTCGACCCGGTGCTCAAGCCCTACGGCTTCGGCCCCGGCAGCTACCACCCGCCCTTCAACCCGACCATCCTCTCCATGGACACCCTGGCGGCGATGCTCACCGCCATGCTGGTCGCCGTGGCCGGCCTCGGTGTGCTCAACACCGTGGTGCTCGACACCCGCGAACGCGTCCACGACCTGGGCGTCTTCAAGGCGCTCGGGATGTCCCCCCGGCAGACCGTCGCGATGGTCATCACCTCGGTCGCCGGCCTCGGCCTGCTCGCCGGCCTGCTCGGCACTCCCCTGGGCATGGCCCTGCACGGCTACATCCTCCCCGCCGAGGGCCGCGCCGCCGGCACCCGCTTCCCCGCCTCGGCCACCGACGTCTACCACCTCGCCACCCTGGCCCCGCTGCTGCTCGGCGGGCTGCTGATCGCCACCCTCGGCGCCCTCCTCCCCGCCACCTGGGCCGCCCGCACCCCCACCGCCACCGCGCTGCGTACCGAATAG
- a CDS encoding ABC transporter ATP-binding protein: MQSTATSPIIEIRDVNKTYDTDRPALAELNLEVRGGEALAVLGRSGSGKSTLLNLIAGLDRPSQGTVTVDGLRIDRLTEAGSAKYRRERVGMVFQFFNLLDDLTVSDNVLLPAQLAGMPQGRARSRAAELLDQLGITRHARAFPGRLSGGERQRVAVARALMNRPPLLLADEPTGALDSASAADVRELLVELNRAGQTILLVTHDTALADACASRIIELSDGRITRDVLSPVAL; encoded by the coding sequence GTGCAGTCCACCGCGACCTCGCCGATCATCGAGATCCGCGACGTGAACAAGACCTATGACACCGACCGCCCGGCCCTGGCCGAGCTCAACCTCGAGGTGCGCGGCGGCGAGGCGCTGGCCGTGCTCGGCCGCTCGGGCAGCGGCAAGTCGACGCTGCTCAACCTGATCGCCGGGCTGGACCGGCCGAGCCAGGGCACGGTCACCGTGGACGGCCTGCGGATCGACCGGCTGACCGAAGCCGGCTCGGCGAAGTACCGGCGGGAGCGAGTCGGGATGGTCTTCCAGTTCTTCAACCTGCTGGACGACCTGACCGTCAGCGACAACGTGCTGCTACCGGCCCAGCTCGCCGGGATGCCGCAGGGCCGGGCCCGCAGCCGCGCCGCCGAACTGCTCGACCAGCTCGGCATCACCCGGCACGCCCGCGCCTTCCCGGGCCGGCTCTCCGGTGGCGAGCGCCAACGGGTGGCAGTGGCCAGGGCCCTGATGAACCGTCCGCCCCTGCTGCTGGCCGACGAGCCGACCGGCGCACTGGACAGCGCCTCCGCCGCGGACGTCCGCGAGCTGCTCGTCGAGCTCAACCGCGCCGGGCAGACGATCCTGCTGGTCACCCATGACACCGCACTCGCCGACGCCTGCGCGAGCCGGATCATCGAGCTGTCCGACGGCCGGATCACCCGCGATGTCCTCAGCCCGGTGGCCCTCTGA